In Pirellula sp. SH-Sr6A, the DNA window CACCGGCGAATCGAGCGACTGGAGCAACGGATCAAATTGATGGAAGAGGAACAGCGGCACGGAATCGACATCACCAAGTTCTACGCGAGTCACCGCCCTGCCCCCCTCGACGAAATCGAGTAACCCCTCAATTAGTCGGCCACTTTCCAAACGGTGCCCTCGTAATAGCAGTTTTCCAAACGGCGTTCCCAGCAAACCGCAACACGACGCGGAGCGTGGATAGCTCGGGGAATGGGGTCTTGCGCGCGGACGCCGCTCGGGAGAGCGGCTACTACTTGCGGAACCAACTTTGGAAATGCCATTGGGGAGATTTCGGGGATGCTGCATAATGGCGAGCAGGAACGGGAGCCTCTCGATTTCTTGCCAACCGAAAGAAACACCGCTGTGAACGATCAGACTCCGAACGAAACCAGTAAGAACTTCATCGAGATTGAGATCGAAAAGGACTTCGCGACGAAACCTGCTTTGGCAGGTAAACAAGTCGCCACGCGGTTCCCTCCCGAACCAAACGGCTATTTGCACATCGGTCACGCAAAGAGCATCTGCCTGAACTTCGGTCTTGCCCGCACCTATGGGGGGACTTGCAACCTCCGCTTCGACGACACAAACCCAACCAAAGAGAATGACGAATACGTCCAGTCCATCATGGAGGACGTCCGATGGTTGGGATTCCAATGGGATGCCTTGTACTACGCCTCAGATTACTTCGAGCAACTCTACCAATGGGCGGTGCAGTTGATCCGTGACGGAAAAGCGTTTGTCTGCGATCTTCAAAGCGAGCAGATGCGCGAATATCGAGGGACATTGACGGAGCCTGGCAAAAACAGCCCGTACCGCGATCGATCCATCGAAGAAAACATCGATCTGTTCCAACGGATGAAAGCGGGTGAGTTTCCCGATGGCGCTCGTACCTTGCGGGCCAAGATCGATATGGCGGCGCACAATCTGAACTTGCGCGACCCAGTCATGTACCGCATCATGCACGCCCACCACCACCGGACCGGTGACAAGTGGTGCATTTACCCCATGTACGATTGGGCCCACGGCCAAAGCGATTCGATCGAAGGGATCACCCACTCGATCTGCACTCTCGAATTCGAAAACCATCGCCCCCTCTACGACTGGTTCTGCCAGTCGCTCGGCATCTATCATCCGCGCCAAATGGAATTCGCGCGGATGAACCTGTCGTACACCGTCATGAGCAAACGCAAATTGCTGCAACTGGTGACTGAAAAACATGTCGAAGGATGGGATGATCCTCGCATGCCGACGATCAGCGGTTTGCGACGCCGTGGCTACACCCCGGAAAGCCTCCATCTCTTCTGCGAACGAATCGGCGTGGCCCGCTTCAATAGCACCATCGATGTGATCGTGCTCGAGAGCAGCGTTCGAGACCATTTGAACTCCATCGCTAGTCGGTACATGGCAATTCTGGATCCGATCAAAGTCGTGATCACCAATTACCCCGACTCGACCGAGTTCTTGGACGCGGTCAATAATCCAGAAGACGAAAGCGCTGGCTCGCGACAACTCCCTTTCTCGAAAGAGCTGTACATCGAGCGTGAGGACTTCATGGAAACCCCACCGTCGAAGTTCTTCCGACTCAAACCGGGTGGAGAGGTTCGATTGCGTTACGCCTATATCATCCGCTGCGATGAAGTCGTCAAAGACGAAGCGGGGAACATCGTGGAGCTTCGGTGCACCTACGATCCAGAAACCAAAAGCGGATCGGCGACCGCGAGCGAACGCAAGGTCAAGGGAACGATCCACTGGGTCTCTGCCAACCATGCGGCCTCGGTCACCGTTCGGCTCTACGACCGGCTCTTCCTCAACGAAAACCCGGAGGATGTTCCCGCTGGAAAAACTTTCTTGGACAATATCAACCCCGATAGCGTGCGATCGGTCCAAGCCTTCGTGGAACCCGAACTCGCCGCGCAGGCCCCCGGCACACGCGTTCAGTTCGAACGAAACGGTTACTACTGCGTCGATACAAAGGACTCCCAGCCAGGACATCCCGTCTTCAATCGCATCGTGACCCTCAAAGATACTTGGGCCAAGATCGCGGCGAAAAAGTAAGACCTATCCAACAGACGAGAGAAACCGGAGCAGCGAGCCTCGACGGATCTTGTAGGGTAGGCCAGTCATCTGCCGGCACGCTTTAGCGTCCGGCCAACAGGATAGCGACTCAGAGACGGCTAATTCACCGCTCGTTCTTCGGCGCGGGAACTTGGGTGGGGTGCATGAGGTACGACAGTAAATCGCGTTGCTTCTCCCATGGCAAGTTCTGCAAGATGCCATCGGGCATGGGGGAGAGCGAGGTTAGTTTTTCCTCATCGATCTCCGACAAAGCGATCGTCTCGAGCGAGGTAGGTGTTTGCATTACCACCGATTGCTGGTTTCTTCGAACCACTAGCCCGCTAACGGTTCGGCCATCCACCGTTCGGATCAATGTCATCCGATAATCCTTCCCAACCACCGCGCTCGGCTCCACGATGTTCTCGAGGAGGTAGTCCAAACTCATCCGTTGGGCGCCTGTCAAATCAGGACCAACCGCTGCACCGACGCCGTAAAGTTTGTGACATTGCGAGCATTGCTGCTCGAACAAAGCTCGACCTTGGGACAAATCGGCTTCATCCTGTTTTGTATTCTTCCACCGAGTGCGGAAATCCGAGATCCATTTCGCCCTCTCTTGATCGGTCTCCCGAAGGCCGCCCCAGACCCGTTCCAACTGCTTCGTCAGCGATTCATCCTCGAGAGCGAGAATCTGTCTAGCTTGAAAAGGCTGCAGGTCCGAGGTCGACACTGGGCCGCTCTTGTCTTCCATCACTTGCAGAAGGGCCTTTGCATAGCTCTTTCGCGATACAAGGACTTCGATCACTTTGCTCCGATCTTCGGGTTGAAATCGCTTGAGCTTGCGAGCCAATCGAACTCCGAGCTCTTCGTCGTCGAGTTTGGCGAACCCGGCTAATGCCGTGCCGTTGAGAATACGGGTGTCGAGTACTTTTTCACAGAGCTCTAACATTCCCGATCTATCCGCGAATCCGTCCGCCTCGATGATCGATGCGAGAGCTTGCTGCCGCATCTTCATCTCCGCTTTGCCGTCCAAGACAATGCTGCGAAGTTCGTCCAGGGCCTTTCCACTACCGAAAATAACGCTCAGCTCGCGGAACTCTTTGACAAACTTTCCATCTCTGTCGCTTGCCACCAGTTTGTCCCAACTCGAAGGGGCAGTCACCTTTCTCATCCCACGAAAGGCGTCGTTCCACCCTTGGAGCAGCACTTCTTTGTCGGCAGACTCACGGGAAATGGCCATGGCACAAAGTTGCTCGACATGTTGGGGATGGTCCTCGACTCCCTCGGCGATACTGCGGATCACCCACCGTTGCAGCTTGCGCCATCGCGTTTCAAAAACGAGCGAAAGGAGTGCGTCGGGAGAATGATCCGCAACTGGAACCAGTCCGAACCAGACCAAACCGGGCAAATCTCGATCGTCGGCAAACTCATCCCGAGCGGCCAGACGCGATGCCAGTTCGATGCGGCGGTCGACGGGCAAGCGTTGCAGAGTAGATGCCAAGGTCGACATTACGAGTCCGGAGGAATCCTTCGACAAACCCAATAACTTGGGTAGAACCGTGTTCACGTCTTCGGGATAGACCGCATCGGGTTTGGGGCCCAGGATTGTATCGAGGGGCCATCGATCGGTCAGAAGTCGAATCCCCCACACGCGAACGCTTTCATCGGGGTGCTCTAAGCAAGCCAACATGTCTGCTTGCGATAACTCTCCCGCTCGATAGGACCGCCACAACCTTTGCAGAAAGCCATCCCCTGCAGCGCATGCTGGTTTAGAAAGGGACGACAAAACGGATACGTCCCCTCGAACCAAGTCCTTTGAATCCTCCGATTCCATGGCGATACGGAAAATCCGTCCGCTTGTACGATGAACGCCCGTGGAATCATGGCACTCCCCGGTATCGCTCCAATCGATGACGTACAGACCTCCATCCGGGCCGAACTGCAAATCCAGACCGCGGAAGAATGAGTCCGCGGCGACTAGGAAATCAGGCTCATGCCGTCCGACGAATCCCGCCCCCGAACGCTCCAATCGCTCGACGTTCGCCCGACGTCCATGCATGTTGAGCGTAAAGAGCTTGTGCCGGTATGCATCAGGCCATCGAGAATCCAAACAAATTGCTGCACCGATGTGAGCATGCCCTCCTCCGAGGTCGTTCGCTTTGCCGTCACGACTATCCGACCAAGATGTCCCTGTATCAAAGTGGTAGTGATCAGCGATCATGTCCAAGCGTTCGTAGACGCGAGAATTCATGCTTTCGCCAAACGACTCCTTCAGATGGGAGCCGGGCATCAGATGCCACAGGTGGCCGATCACGGTGTTGATGAAAAAGAGTTCGCCATTCGCGTCCCAATCGTGCCCCCATGGATTCGTAGTACCATGGCAGAGGCCTTCGAAAACCATGGTTTCCGGGGAGTACCGCCAGATCCCCCCATCGATGGGAACACGGTGCGTCGGGAGAGTCCCAGGTCGACCGATTTTGCCCGGGCAGGAGTGGCCACACCGACCGTAAAGCCATCCGTCAGGCCCCCACTTGAGTCCGTTGGCAAAGTTATGGTAGTTGTCTTGCGCTACCTCAAAGCCGTCCAAAACAACTTGAGCGGGTCCATCTGCGACTCCATCCTCCTCGGCATCGGGCACGAAAAGGAGTTGTGGTGGACACATCAACCAAACGCCACCGCGTCCCACTTCCACGCTGGTGAGCATTTGGACGTTATCGACGAACACCCGCCGGCTTTCAGCTCGCCCATCCCCGTCCAAGTCCTGAAAAATAAGGACCCGATCGCGGAGCGATAGGTCGAACCGCACGCCCCGCTCGGAATAGGTGTAGTTCTCTGCCACCCAAAGTCTTCCCTTGGTATCCCAAGTCATCCCGATGGGATTCTGCACGTCGGGTTCGGATGCGAAGACCGTCGCGCGAAAACCAGCGGGAAGCTTCATTCTGTCCGCCGCAGCGTCCGCGCTCATCGGAAGCGCGTCGC includes these proteins:
- a CDS encoding glutamine--tRNA ligase/YqeY domain fusion protein yields the protein MLHNGEQEREPLDFLPTERNTAVNDQTPNETSKNFIEIEIEKDFATKPALAGKQVATRFPPEPNGYLHIGHAKSICLNFGLARTYGGTCNLRFDDTNPTKENDEYVQSIMEDVRWLGFQWDALYYASDYFEQLYQWAVQLIRDGKAFVCDLQSEQMREYRGTLTEPGKNSPYRDRSIEENIDLFQRMKAGEFPDGARTLRAKIDMAAHNLNLRDPVMYRIMHAHHHRTGDKWCIYPMYDWAHGQSDSIEGITHSICTLEFENHRPLYDWFCQSLGIYHPRQMEFARMNLSYTVMSKRKLLQLVTEKHVEGWDDPRMPTISGLRRRGYTPESLHLFCERIGVARFNSTIDVIVLESSVRDHLNSIASRYMAILDPIKVVITNYPDSTEFLDAVNNPEDESAGSRQLPFSKELYIEREDFMETPPSKFFRLKPGGEVRLRYAYIIRCDEVVKDEAGNIVELRCTYDPETKSGSATASERKVKGTIHWVSANHAASVTVRLYDRLFLNENPEDVPAGKTFLDNINPDSVRSVQAFVEPELAAQAPGTRVQFERNGYYCVDTKDSQPGHPVFNRIVTLKDTWAKIAAKK
- a CDS encoding PVC-type heme-binding CxxCH protein, whose translation is MASLPLRAACCVVVFFCGATVCLAQTDSFPEVYNSERDRDALPMSADAAADRMKLPAGFRATVFASEPDVQNPIGMTWDTKGRLWVAENYTYSERGVRFDLSLRDRVLIFQDLDGDGRAESRRVFVDNVQMLTSVEVGRGGVWLMCPPQLLFVPDAEEDGVADGPAQVVLDGFEVAQDNYHNFANGLKWGPDGWLYGRCGHSCPGKIGRPGTLPTHRVPIDGGIWRYSPETMVFEGLCHGTTNPWGHDWDANGELFFINTVIGHLWHLMPGSHLKESFGESMNSRVYERLDMIADHYHFDTGTSWSDSRDGKANDLGGGHAHIGAAICLDSRWPDAYRHKLFTLNMHGRRANVERLERSGAGFVGRHEPDFLVAADSFFRGLDLQFGPDGGLYVIDWSDTGECHDSTGVHRTSGRIFRIAMESEDSKDLVRGDVSVLSSLSKPACAAGDGFLQRLWRSYRAGELSQADMLACLEHPDESVRVWGIRLLTDRWPLDTILGPKPDAVYPEDVNTVLPKLLGLSKDSSGLVMSTLASTLQRLPVDRRIELASRLAARDEFADDRDLPGLVWFGLVPVADHSPDALLSLVFETRWRKLQRWVIRSIAEGVEDHPQHVEQLCAMAISRESADKEVLLQGWNDAFRGMRKVTAPSSWDKLVASDRDGKFVKEFRELSVIFGSGKALDELRSIVLDGKAEMKMRQQALASIIEADGFADRSGMLELCEKVLDTRILNGTALAGFAKLDDEELGVRLARKLKRFQPEDRSKVIEVLVSRKSYAKALLQVMEDKSGPVSTSDLQPFQARQILALEDESLTKQLERVWGGLRETDQERAKWISDFRTRWKNTKQDEADLSQGRALFEQQCSQCHKLYGVGAAVGPDLTGAQRMSLDYLLENIVEPSAVVGKDYRMTLIRTVDGRTVSGLVVRRNQQSVVMQTPTSLETIALSEIDEEKLTSLSPMPDGILQNLPWEKQRDLLSYLMHPTQVPAPKNER